Proteins from a genomic interval of Syngnathus acus chromosome 4, fSynAcu1.2, whole genome shotgun sequence:
- the eps15 gene encoding epidermal growth factor receptor substrate 15 isoform X4 → MAATLSLTQLSGGNPIYDKYYRQVDPRGSGRVAAADAALFLKRSGLADLVLGKIWDLSDSERKGSLNKQQFYIALRLVACAQNGLEVALKSLNVAVPPPKFQDTSSPLSVGGLTTDLPWVVKPEEKLKFDSIFESLGPVGGLLTGDKVKPVLLNSKLPVDILGRVWELSDIDRDGMLDKDEFSVAMYLVYRALEGETVPMSLPPPLVPPSKRKKPSVPPAMPLLPSPPSAKDGRASHAGTKTMPLPPKPAPALAPTPAAAPWVVSPADKAKYDDLFSKTDGDMDGLVSGPEVRDIFLKTGLPSATLARIWELCDIGDIGKLTREQFALALHLINQKLTRGLEPPQSLSPEMIPPSDRLNIKQNNMANLAADFSAIKELDSLSNEIVELQREKTTVEEEIKEKEAAISERSNEVQDLQGEVARESEALQQLQTQRQKIQEVLDELDQQKASLEEQLTHIRQKTSQESQLITSLESEHEDQEQKIYQYEEELVQAREELLALQEESRKLQEKVQAAQEQLTPLQESVRDSFTQVAQVQHRLNDLQVEERSMAAQLTWKRALEDDSPVMVNGSAGPTPELPRRDLFQQDLYQEDQPKDQTEEEPSAASYPPKELSEQTEKGVKEEKEDEKEQESPETPEEEKAKPDPLDHLYTSLAASEKFTNLPTLAKPQEKTVNEHNNPSPDVSSEVRDDAAESPKTSSPKVSSPEPEVKQEAAASSEVIPAQALPPRAAPGQPPLPQMDFFHTDPFTEHDPFKDDPFGKVVAADPFGGDPFKGSDPFAADNFFTQTASSHFSPDDPFSSSSDPFGHTTVAPEPDLFAAKHNDPAPTAAATEADPFTSQPTNPTAPAADPFSSTGKDTAESNAFPQAITATGEADPFGSQYTGTDPFSTSPPNAGLALKDTAAANDPFAPGGTTVSATSDPDPFAAVFGNESFGGGFADFSALTKSNGVDQFGINNKNLFQDDSQPANADVPPALPPKTGTPTRPPPPPPGKRASLSRTESSDSFHRRGHFPTQTSGEFSSSSSSSSLPAKDPIADPFAPSSPPRQHLPEADRFASFDKYPTEEDMIEWAKRESEREEKERLARLTQQEQEDLELAIALSKSELS, encoded by the exons ATGGCCGCCACTCTGAGTCTGACTCAG CTCTCCGGTGGAAATCCCATTTACGACAAATACTATCGACAG GTGGATCCCCGAGGCAGCGGGAGAGTGGCGGCAGCGGATGCAGCTCTGTTCCTGAAGCGGTCGGGCCTGGCTGACCTGGTTTTGGGCAAG ATTTGGGATCTGTCGGACTCTGAACGGAAGGGCTCTCTCAACAAACAG CAATTTTACATCGCTCTGCGCTTGGTGGCTTGTGCTCAGAATGGCCTGGAGGTGGCACTCAAGAGCCTTAATGTGGCTGTTCCGCCCCCCAAATTT CAGGACACAAGCAGCCCACTGTCAGTCGGGGGCTTAACCACTGATCTTCCCTGGGTTGTCAAG CCTGAAGAGAAGTTGAAGTTTGACTCCATCTTTGAGAGCCTCGGTCCAGTCGGCGGGCTGCTAACAGGAGACAAAGTCAAGCCCGTCCTGCTCAACTCCAAACTGCCAGTCGACATTTTGGGCCGG GTGTGGGAACTCAGTGATATCGACAGAGACGGCATGTTGGACAAAGATGAATTCTCTGTG GCCATGTATCTGGTGTACCGAGCCCTGGAAGGAGAAACTGTTCCCATGTCTCTCCCGCCTCCCCTGGTTCCACCCTCCAAGAGAAAAAAGCCCTCGGTGCCTCCCGCGATGCCCTTGTTACCCTCGCCCCCCTCCGCCAAAGACGGTCGCGCCTCCCACGCTGGCACCAAGACCATGCCCCTCCCCCCTAAACCCGCCCCAGCTCTCGCCCCGACGCCAGCAGCCGCCCCC TGGGTGGTGTCGCCGGCGGATAAAGCCAAATATGACGACCTCTTCAGCAAGACAGACGGAGACATGGACGGCTTGGTGTCCGGACCTGAAGTCAGAGATATCTTTCTCAAAACGGGGCTGCCTTCTGCCACGCTCGCACGCATCTG GGAGCTTTGTGACATTGGCGACATTGGAAAACTGACCCGAGAGCAGTTCGCCCTGGCGCTTCATCTGATCAATCAGAAGTTGACAAGAGGTCTGGAGCCTCCGCAAAGCCTTTCCCCAGAGATGATTCCTCCTTCTGACAGACTAAACATCAAACAG AACAATATGGCCAACCTGGCAGCTGACTTCTCTGCCATCAAGGAGCTGGACTCTCTTAGTAACGAAATTGTCGAACTGCAAAG GGAGAAAACTACGGTGGAAGAGGAGATTAAGGAGAAGGAGGCGGCCATCAGCGAGCGCAGCAACGAGGTCCAG GACTTGCAGGGTGAGGTGGCAAGAGAAAGCGAGGCACTGCAGCAGCTTCAAACTCAGCGTCAGAAGATCCAGGAGGTTTTGGACGAGCTGGACCAACAGAAGGCCTCACTGGAGGAGCAGCTGACCCACATTCGCCAGAAGACCAGCCAAGAGAGCCAACTG ATTACATCGCTGGAGTCGGAGCACGAGGATCAGGAGCAGAAGATATATCAGTACGAGGAGGAGCTGGTCCAGGCTCGAGAGGAGCTTCTGGCTCTGCAGGAGGAGAGCAGGAAACTGCAGGAGAAGGTCCAAGCTGCACAGGAACAGCTCACACCTCTGCAGGAATCTGTCCGGGACTCCTTCACACAAGTTGCACAG GTCCAACACAGACTAAACGACCTTCAGGTGGAGGAGAGGTCGATGGCAGCCCAGCTGACCTGGAAGAGAGCTTTGGAAGACGACTCTCCCGTCATGGTCAACGGATCGGCGGGGCCCACGCCAGAGCTCCCTCGCAGGGACCTCTTCCAGCAGGACCTCTACCAGGAGGACCAACCTAAAGATCAAACGGAAGAAGAACCATCCGCTGCCTCATACCCGCCAAAAGAACTCTCAGAACAAACAGAGAAAGGAgtgaaggaagaaaaagaggacGAGAAGGAGCAAGAGAGCCCCGAGACTCCCGAAGAGGAAAAAGCAAAGCCTGATCCTTTGGATCATCTCTATACTAGCTTAGCCGCTTCTGAGAAGTTCACAAATCTGCCCACACTTGCCAAGCCGCAGGAGAAAACTGTAAAT GAACACAATAACCCTTCACCTGATGTCTCCTCAGAGGTCCGAGATGATGCAGCAGAGTCGCCTAAAACAAGCTCACCCAAG GTGTCATCACCAGAGCCGGAGGTCAAACAGGAAGCTGCCGCCTCATCAGAAGTCATCCCGGCACAAGCGCTTCCTCCTCGGGCTGCTCCCGGCCAGCCACCGTTGCCCCAGATGGACTTCTTCCACACGGACCCGTTTACAGAGC ATGATCCTTTTAAAGATGACCCGTTTGGAAAAGTGGTTGCTGCTG ATCCATTTGGAGGCGATCCTTTCAAAGGCTCAGACCCTTTCGCTGCAGATAATTTCTTCACACAGACGGCCAGCAGCCATTTTTCTCCAGACGACCCTTTCTCAAGCTCTTCCGACCCATTCGGTCACACTACAGTTGCTCCAGAGCCCGACTTGTTTGCCGCCAAGCACAACGATCCCGCCCCGACGGCAGCAGCGACGGAAGCGGACCCTTTCACCTCACAGCCAACGAATCCAACCGCACCGGCCGCAGATCCCTTCAGCTCCACAGGCAAAGACACAGCTGAATCCAACGCGTTCCCTCAGGCCATCACCGCCACCGGCGAAGCTGATCCGTTTGGTTCTCAGTACACAGGGACAGATCCGTTTAGTACCTCTCCACCCAACGCCGGTCTGGCATTG AAGGATACTGCTGCAGCCAATGATCCTTTCGCTCCAGGTGGGACCACAGTGAGCGCCACCTCAGACCCAG ATCCATTTGCTGCTGTATTTGGGAATGAATCGTTCGGAGGAGGCTTTGCTGACTTCAGTGCCCTAACAAAG TCAAACGGTGTCGATCAATTTGGCATCAACAACAAGAACTTGTTCCAGGACGACAGCCAGCCTGCCAACGCGGACGTTCCCCCGGCGCTGCCTCCCAAAACGGGTACGCCGACGAGACCGCCACCTCCACCTCCAG GTAAGAGAGCCTCCCTCTCCAGAACCGAGTCGTCGGACTCCTTCCACCGGCGCGGCCACTTCCCTACGCAGACCTCGGGCGaattctcctcctcttcctcctcctcttccctgCCTGCCAAGGATCCCATAGCCGATCCCTTCGCCCCTTCTTCCCCTCCTCGGCAACACTTACCGGAAGCTGACCGATTTGCCAGCTTTGACAAA TACCCAACGGAAGAGGACATGATCGAGTGGGCAAAGCGCGAGAGCGAGCGCGAGGAGAAAGAGCGTCTGGCCAGGCTCACCCAGCAGGAACAAGAAGACCTGGAGTTGGCCATCGCTCTCAGCAAGTCTGAACTCTCCTGA